From Sediminibacterium sp. TEGAF015, a single genomic window includes:
- a CDS encoding acyltransferase, with the protein MLPTFNLIESSVRDVQFGKNVTIVGPVNIYGCIIGHDSRVGPFTEIQSNVTIGERCKIQSHSFICSLVTIGNDCFIGHGVMFINDLFSEGRPAGDASKWQATFIGNHVSIGSNATILPVTICDNVVIGAGAVVTKDINEPGFYAGNPAKKIR; encoded by the coding sequence ATGCTACCCACTTTTAATTTAATAGAGTCTTCTGTGCGCGATGTTCAGTTTGGAAAAAATGTAACCATTGTTGGACCTGTTAATATTTATGGTTGCATTATCGGCCATGATTCACGTGTAGGACCATTTACCGAAATACAATCCAATGTAACTATTGGTGAGCGATGTAAAATTCAGTCTCACAGTTTTATATGCAGTCTAGTAACCATTGGCAATGATTGCTTCATAGGACATGGAGTCATGTTTATCAATGATTTATTTTCAGAAGGAAGACCAGCAGGCGATGCATCTAAATGGCAAGCTACATTCATTGGAAATCATGTTTCCATAGGTAGCAATGCTACTATTTTACCTGTAACTATTTGTGACAATGTGGTCATTGGTGCAGGCGCTGTGGTTACAAAGGACATTAATGAGCCTGGGTTTTATGCAGGCAATCCCGCCAAAAAAATCCGATAA
- a CDS encoding acyltransferase family protein, with translation MGNRYYSLDVFRGATVALMILVNNPGSWGHIFGPLQHAPWHGVTPTDLVFPFFLFAVGNAMAFVMPRFEAAGPAEFWKKVIKRTLLIFGIGVLLHWSPFVKWDGEELVFKTWENVRILGVLQRIALCYFFASVIVFYGKTRGAYVIGMAILLLYWFVCYALGADGDPYSLQGWFGTAIDIDILGVTHIYKGEGVPFDPEGFMSTPAAIVQVIFGFLVGQYIQLKGKNADMLSSLFVAGLVLTFSGYCWDLVFPINKKIWTSSYTLYTTGLAILTIGVMIYAIEFKGAKGAWSRFFDVFGKNPLFIFVLSGFLPRLSSLLRWVSETDADGTKHYTSFLSWFYNTLCKPIAEDARVGSLVYALCMIAFYWLIVYVLDKKKIYIKV, from the coding sequence ATGGGAAACAGATACTATTCACTGGACGTTTTCAGAGGCGCAACTGTTGCCTTGATGATTTTAGTTAATAATCCAGGTAGCTGGGGGCATATTTTTGGCCCTTTACAACATGCACCCTGGCATGGCGTAACGCCAACAGACCTGGTATTCCCTTTCTTTTTGTTTGCTGTTGGCAATGCCATGGCATTTGTGATGCCTCGTTTTGAAGCAGCAGGCCCGGCTGAATTCTGGAAAAAAGTAATCAAAAGAACCCTACTCATTTTTGGGATTGGTGTGTTGTTGCACTGGAGTCCTTTTGTAAAATGGGATGGCGAAGAATTGGTTTTTAAAACATGGGAGAACGTAAGAATATTAGGCGTTTTACAAAGAATTGCACTCTGTTATTTCTTTGCTTCTGTTATTGTGTTTTATGGAAAAACCCGCGGCGCCTATGTAATTGGCATGGCCATTCTGTTGCTTTACTGGTTCGTTTGTTATGCATTGGGTGCAGACGGTGACCCATATAGTTTACAAGGCTGGTTTGGAACCGCCATTGATATAGATATTTTAGGCGTTACCCATATTTACAAGGGAGAAGGTGTTCCGTTTGATCCGGAAGGGTTCATGAGCACGCCTGCAGCTATTGTACAGGTGATTTTTGGATTTTTAGTTGGTCAATACATTCAGTTGAAAGGGAAAAACGCCGATATGCTTAGCAGCCTTTTTGTTGCAGGTTTGGTGCTAACTTTCAGTGGGTATTGCTGGGACTTGGTATTCCCCATCAATAAAAAAATCTGGACCAGCAGTTATACTTTATATACAACAGGTTTGGCCATTTTAACCATTGGCGTAATGATTTATGCCATTGAATTTAAAGGGGCTAAAGGTGCATGGAGCCGTTTCTTTGATGTATTTGGGAAAAACCCGCTTTTTATTTTTGTATTGAGCGGCTTCTTGCCAAGATTATCTAGCTTACTCAGATGGGTATCTGAAACGGATGCAGATGGCACCAAACACTATACCAGCTTTTTATCTTGGTTTTATAATACACTTTGCAAACCCATTGCAGAAGATGCCAGAGTAGGCTCTTTAGTATACGCACTCTGTATGATTGCTTTTTACTGGCTGATTGTGTATGTATTAGACAAGAAAAAAATCTATATCAAAGTCTAA
- the gmd gene encoding GDP-mannose 4,6-dehydratase: MKKALITGITGQDGAYLAELLLKKGYEVHGIKRRSSLFNTQRIDHFYEDPHIPDRHMVLHYGDLTDSTNLIRIIQEVQPDEIYNLAAMSHVHVSFETPEYTANADGVGALRILEAIRLLGLTKKTKFYQASTSELYGLVQAVPQSETTPFYPRSPYAVAKLYAYWITVNYREAYGMYACNGILFNHESPLRGETFVTRKITRAVARISMGLQDVLYLGNLDAQRDWGHAKDYVEGMWLMLQQEQPEDFVLATGVTTYIRDFVRMAFAEVGVTLAFSGEGVNEIGTIAAIENVQHSSMKVGQVVVKVDPRYYRPTEVDLLIGDATKAKKKLNWSPKYTLAEMVKEMVAADIVLFKKEQLLKDNGFATEKEHE; encoded by the coding sequence ATGAAAAAAGCATTAATTACGGGCATCACCGGCCAGGACGGTGCATATTTAGCAGAACTGCTGCTGAAGAAGGGCTATGAAGTGCATGGAATCAAGCGCAGGAGTTCGCTTTTCAATACACAAAGAATCGATCATTTTTACGAGGACCCACATATTCCAGACCGACATATGGTACTGCATTACGGCGATTTAACTGATAGTACGAATTTGATTCGGATTATTCAGGAAGTGCAGCCCGATGAAATTTATAACCTTGCTGCCATGAGTCATGTGCATGTGAGTTTTGAAACACCCGAATACACCGCCAATGCGGATGGAGTGGGAGCATTGAGAATATTGGAGGCAATACGTTTGCTGGGGTTAACTAAAAAGACAAAATTCTATCAGGCATCTACCTCAGAATTATATGGATTGGTACAGGCTGTTCCGCAAAGTGAAACCACGCCATTTTATCCCAGAAGCCCTTATGCGGTAGCTAAGTTATATGCTTACTGGATTACAGTGAATTACAGAGAAGCCTATGGCATGTATGCCTGCAATGGAATTTTATTCAATCATGAAAGTCCGTTAAGAGGAGAAACTTTTGTAACCCGAAAAATTACCCGCGCCGTAGCCCGTATTTCGATGGGATTACAGGATGTTCTTTACTTAGGAAACCTAGATGCACAAAGAGATTGGGGGCATGCTAAAGATTATGTAGAAGGAATGTGGCTGATGTTGCAGCAAGAACAGCCAGAAGATTTTGTATTGGCAACTGGAGTTACTACTTATATCCGTGATTTTGTTAGAATGGCTTTCGCTGAAGTAGGAGTTACCCTGGCATTTAGTGGAGAGGGAGTGAATGAAATAGGTACAATTGCGGCTATTGAAAATGTGCAACACTCATCTATGAAAGTAGGACAGGTTGTGGTAAAAGTAGACCCTCGTTATTACAGACCTACTGAAGTTGATTTATTAATTGGAGATGCAACCAAGGCTAAGAAGAAATTAAACTGGTCGCCTAAATATACTTTAGCTGAAATGGTAAAAGAGATGGTGGCGGCAGATATTGTATTGTTTAAAAAAGAACAGTTGTTGAAAGACAATGGATTTGCAACAGAAAAGGAACATGAATAA
- a CDS encoding GDP-L-fucose synthase family protein produces the protein MNKQAKIYVAGHRGMVGSAIVRKLETLGYTSIITRTSKELDLRNQQAVADFFATEKPDYVFLAAAKVGGIVANNTYRAEFIYDNLMMESNIIHQSYVNGVQKLLFLGSSCIYPKMAPQPLKEEYLLSGYLEETNQPYAIAKIAGIELCDSYRAQYGCNFISAMPTNLYGPNDNYDLEKSHVLPAMLRKFITAKANDEATVTIWGSGTPRREFLHVDDLAEACLYLMENYNEKGLVNIGTGVDVTILELAQMVKEITGYQGEIVLDASKPDGTPRKLMDVSKINGFGWKARIDLYQGISMVYDLVKNAPWNSSGK, from the coding sequence ATGAATAAGCAAGCAAAAATATATGTGGCCGGTCACAGAGGCATGGTGGGTAGCGCTATTGTCAGAAAGCTGGAAACTTTAGGTTATACTTCTATTATTACCCGAACTTCAAAGGAGCTGGATTTGAGGAATCAACAGGCTGTTGCTGATTTCTTTGCAACAGAAAAGCCCGACTATGTATTTCTGGCTGCAGCCAAAGTTGGTGGAATCGTTGCTAATAACACATATCGCGCAGAATTTATTTACGACAACCTTATGATGGAGAGTAATATTATTCATCAGAGTTATGTAAATGGTGTGCAAAAATTATTGTTTTTAGGTTCTTCCTGTATTTATCCTAAAATGGCCCCACAGCCGCTGAAAGAAGAATATTTACTCAGTGGCTATTTGGAAGAAACCAATCAACCCTATGCAATTGCAAAGATTGCAGGTATAGAATTATGTGACAGTTATCGTGCCCAGTATGGCTGTAATTTTATTTCTGCCATGCCCACGAATTTGTATGGTCCCAATGACAACTACGATCTGGAAAAAAGTCATGTATTGCCAGCCATGTTGCGTAAGTTCATTACTGCTAAAGCAAATGATGAAGCTACAGTTACAATCTGGGGATCAGGAACTCCAAGAAGAGAATTTCTGCATGTGGATGATCTGGCAGAAGCCTGTTTGTACCTGATGGAAAATTATAATGAAAAAGGTTTGGTAAATATTGGAACAGGAGTAGATGTGACTATTCTGGAACTTGCTCAGATGGTTAAAGAAATTACAGGCTATCAGGGTGAGATTGTGCTGGATGCTTCCAAACCTGATGGTACCCCCCGAAAACTAATGGATGTAAGCAAAATCAATGGATTTGGCTGGAAAGCCAGGATAGATTTATATCAGGGCATTTCAATGGTCTATGATTTGGTAAAAAATGCTCCTTGGAATAGCTCAGGAAAATAA
- the rfbB gene encoding dTDP-glucose 4,6-dehydratase codes for MSKRIIITGGAGFIGSHVVRLFVNKYPDYTIINLDALTYAGNLENLRDIENKPNYHFAKVNILDVKAVEDLFDQYQVTDMIHLAAESHVDRSIVSPLDFVYTNVIGTVNLLNTAKQKWAADLSNHRFYHVSTDEVYGSLGTEGLFTEETAYDPRSPYSASKASSDHFVKAYHETYHLPVVITNCSNNYGPFHFPEKLIPLFINNILQGKPLPVYGDGLYTRDWLYVKDHALAIDLVFHKGVNGETYNIGGFNEWKNIDLVKLLCQQMDEKLGKPAGTSEKLITYIKDRPGHDRRYAIDATKINRELGWKPTVTFQQGLSETIDWFLANTEWLNNVTSGNYQHYYESMYSNK; via the coding sequence ATGTCTAAGAGAATCATCATTACCGGGGGCGCCGGTTTTATAGGCTCGCATGTTGTAAGATTATTCGTTAATAAATATCCTGATTATACTATTATTAACCTGGATGCGTTAACCTATGCTGGCAATCTGGAAAATCTACGTGATATTGAAAACAAACCCAATTATCATTTTGCCAAAGTGAATATACTGGACGTAAAAGCTGTGGAGGATTTGTTTGACCAATATCAGGTTACAGATATGATACATTTGGCAGCTGAGTCGCATGTAGATCGTTCCATTGTTTCTCCTTTGGATTTTGTGTACACCAATGTGATTGGGACTGTTAATTTGTTGAATACCGCAAAACAGAAGTGGGCAGCGGATTTGAGCAATCATCGTTTTTATCATGTATCAACGGATGAAGTATACGGAAGTCTGGGAACAGAGGGTTTGTTCACGGAAGAAACCGCCTATGATCCACGTTCGCCATATTCTGCAAGTAAAGCATCTTCCGATCATTTTGTAAAAGCTTATCATGAAACCTATCATTTGCCGGTTGTAATTACCAACTGTTCCAATAACTATGGGCCGTTTCATTTTCCGGAGAAACTGATCCCTTTGTTTATTAATAATATTTTGCAGGGGAAACCATTGCCTGTTTACGGAGATGGATTGTATACACGTGACTGGTTGTATGTGAAAGACCATGCGCTGGCCATTGATCTGGTATTCCATAAAGGAGTGAATGGAGAAACCTACAATATTGGTGGATTTAACGAATGGAAGAATATTGATCTGGTAAAATTATTGTGTCAGCAAATGGATGAAAAGCTGGGCAAGCCGGCAGGTACTAGCGAAAAACTAATTACCTATATCAAAGATCGCCCTGGTCACGACAGAAGGTATGCGATTGATGCTACCAAAATTAACCGTGAGCTGGGTTGGAAGCCAACGGTTACTTTCCAGCAGGGGTTGAGTGAAACCATTGATTGGTTCTTGGCCAATACCGAATGGCTGAACAACGTTACCAGTGGTAATTACCAGCATTATTACGAATCCATGTATAGTAACAAATAA
- the rfbC gene encoding dTDP-4-dehydrorhamnose 3,5-epimerase, with translation MQIEYTPIEGCFIIHDTFFGDSRGYFFESFNRSTFLEKTGVAVDFVQDNQSQSGRGVLRGLHFQHGEFAQAKLVRVLNGTVLDVAVDLRKDSKTFGQHVAVELSGESRTQFFVPRGFAHGFVVLSEQATFFYKCDNYYHKASEGGIAFNDPDLGIDWKLPADQLLLSDKDKELPFLKDCINSLQF, from the coding sequence ATGCAGATAGAGTATACCCCCATAGAAGGTTGTTTTATAATTCACGATACATTTTTTGGTGATAGTCGTGGGTATTTTTTTGAGAGTTTTAATAGAAGCACTTTTCTAGAGAAAACAGGCGTAGCAGTAGATTTTGTACAGGATAACCAGTCTCAGTCGGGCAGAGGTGTTTTGAGGGGCTTGCATTTTCAGCATGGAGAGTTTGCGCAAGCGAAACTAGTTCGTGTATTAAATGGAACTGTGCTGGATGTTGCGGTAGATTTAAGAAAAGACTCAAAAACTTTTGGTCAGCACGTAGCAGTAGAATTGAGTGGAGAGAGTCGTACGCAGTTTTTTGTGCCACGTGGTTTTGCACATGGTTTTGTAGTATTGAGTGAACAGGCAACATTTTTTTATAAGTGTGATAATTATTATCACAAAGCATCTGAAGGAGGCATTGCTTTCAATGACCCGGATCTGGGCATTGATTGGAAGTTGCCTGCTGATCAATTATTGCTTTCAGATAAAGACAAGGAACTGCCTTTTTTGAAAGACTGTATCAATAGCTTACAATTTTAA
- the rfbA gene encoding glucose-1-phosphate thymidylyltransferase RfbA yields MKGIILAGGSGTRLYPITKGISKQLMPVYDKPMIYYPLSVLMLAGIREILFITTPQDSDQFQRLLGDGAEIGCSFTYAVQHEPNGLAQAFVIGEQFIGNDKVCLILGDNIFYGAGFSKLVQSFNDVNGAAVFAYEVNDPERYGVVEFDADKKAISIEEKPKQPKSNYAVPGLYFYDNSVVEIAKNIKPSPRGEYEITDVNRVYLNAGKLQVGIMNRGTAWLDTGTFDSFADACEFVRVIEKRQSQKIGCIEEVAYRMGFIDRVQLMVLAEKYAKSGYGEYLKRLKVL; encoded by the coding sequence ATGAAAGGAATCATTTTAGCAGGAGGATCAGGAACCAGGTTGTATCCAATTACCAAAGGAATCAGTAAGCAGCTGATGCCGGTATACGATAAGCCCATGATTTATTATCCGCTGTCGGTGTTGATGCTGGCAGGTATTAGGGAAATCCTGTTCATTACTACTCCGCAAGATTCCGATCAGTTCCAGCGATTATTGGGAGATGGTGCTGAAATTGGGTGTTCGTTCACGTATGCTGTTCAACACGAACCCAATGGATTGGCGCAGGCATTTGTGATTGGAGAGCAATTCATTGGGAACGATAAAGTTTGCCTGATCCTGGGGGATAATATTTTTTATGGGGCAGGTTTCAGTAAACTGGTGCAAAGCTTCAACGATGTAAACGGTGCGGCGGTATTTGCTTATGAAGTAAATGATCCGGAGCGATATGGTGTAGTTGAATTTGATGCAGATAAAAAAGCGATTTCCATAGAAGAGAAGCCGAAGCAGCCTAAATCTAATTATGCAGTACCAGGACTATATTTCTATGATAATTCAGTTGTGGAAATTGCCAAAAATATCAAGCCCTCACCCAGAGGCGAGTATGAGATAACCGATGTAAACCGTGTTTACCTGAACGCGGGAAAATTGCAGGTGGGTATTATGAACAGAGGTACAGCCTGGTTAGATACGGGTACTTTTGATTCATTTGCGGATGCCTGTGAATTTGTAAGAGTTATTGAGAAAAGACAGAGTCAGAAAATTGGTTGTATAGAGGAAGTAGCCTATCGTATGGGATTCATTGATCGCGTACAACTCATGGTTTTAGCTGAAAAATATGCTAAAAGTGGTTATGGTGAATACCTGAAGCGTTTAAAGGTTTTGTAG
- a CDS encoding MerR family transcriptional regulator: protein MNAFTIKDLENLSGIKAHTIRIWEQRYSFLNPQRTETNIRYYSGDELKTVLNIALLNKYGFKISHIDRMSADEMREKTLSLNQAQAQQERIVNELISCMIDMKLEEFEMLVDGYIKTKGIEKTIPQIIFPFLERIGILWLTNHINPAQEHLVTNIIRQKLIMGIETCQTPLTQRKTVLLFLPEGEHHELGILFTYYLFKSRGVKVIYLGANVPLKDVEYVATLKKPDFLYSHLTSVAHNFNFEKFLVNVQNRIPEFSVIVSGALTQSYKKRVPTNVTFKKSLAEVTEYIGTL from the coding sequence ATGAATGCCTTTACAATCAAAGATTTAGAGAACCTGTCGGGTATTAAAGCGCATACCATCCGTATATGGGAACAGCGGTATTCGTTCCTTAACCCACAGCGTACAGAAACCAATATTCGCTATTATTCAGGCGATGAATTAAAGACGGTTTTGAACATAGCTTTACTGAATAAGTATGGGTTCAAGATTTCGCATATTGACCGCATGAGTGCGGATGAAATGCGTGAAAAAACCCTTAGTTTAAATCAGGCGCAAGCACAGCAGGAAAGAATTGTGAATGAATTGATCAGCTGCATGATCGACATGAAGCTGGAGGAATTTGAAATGCTTGTTGATGGCTATATCAAAACCAAGGGAATTGAAAAAACCATTCCACAGATTATTTTCCCTTTTCTGGAACGCATCGGAATACTCTGGCTCACCAACCACATCAATCCTGCTCAGGAGCACCTGGTAACGAATATTATTCGTCAGAAACTCATCATGGGTATCGAAACCTGTCAGACTCCCCTTACACAGCGAAAAACGGTCTTGTTGTTTTTGCCTGAGGGTGAACATCATGAGTTAGGTATTTTATTTACTTATTATCTGTTTAAGAGCCGAGGGGTTAAAGTGATTTACTTGGGTGCGAATGTACCATTGAAAGATGTAGAATATGTGGCCACTTTAAAGAAACCTGATTTCTTGTATTCCCATCTAACTTCTGTTGCGCACAATTTTAATTTTGAGAAGTTCTTAGTGAACGTACAAAATAGAATACCAGAGTTCTCCGTAATTGTTTCAGGGGCTTTGACTCAGTCTTACAAAAAACGGGTACCAACCAATGTGACTTTCAAGAAGTCTTTGGCAGAAGTAACTGAATATATAGGCACTTTGTAA
- a CDS encoding RNA polymerase sigma factor has translation MSTLDFNQMLVNNADFLKPFAVTLTRDQEAAKDLYQETLFRALANKDKYNVGTNIKAWLYTIMRNIFINNYRRKSKQSTIFDNTPNEFLLDFNQGAVANEAIANINMKEVKQAIHNLPEIFKNPFLLYFDGYKYHEIAEMLDEPLGTIKSRIHFARKLLKSHIQRF, from the coding sequence ATGTCTACGCTAGATTTTAATCAAATGTTGGTCAATAATGCGGATTTTTTGAAACCTTTCGCGGTTACTTTAACGCGCGATCAGGAAGCGGCAAAAGACTTGTATCAGGAAACTTTATTCCGGGCATTGGCTAACAAAGACAAGTACAATGTAGGAACGAATATTAAGGCATGGTTGTACACCATCATGCGTAATATTTTCATCAATAACTACAGAAGAAAGTCTAAACAGTCTACCATCTTTGATAATACCCCCAATGAATTTCTATTAGACTTCAATCAGGGTGCAGTAGCCAACGAAGCCATTGCAAATATTAATATGAAAGAAGTAAAGCAGGCGATTCACAATCTTCCTGAGATTTTTAAAAATCCATTTCTTTTATATTTTGATGGTTACAAATACCATGAAATTGCAGAAATGCTGGATGAACCTTTAGGTACAATCAAGAGCAGGATTCACTTTGCCAGAAAACTGTTGAAATCTCATATTCAGCGTTTCTAA
- a CDS encoding phytoene desaturase family protein yields MKQKQAIVIGSGFAGMSAASFLARSGWKVMVLEQHNMPGGRARKFEAAGFTFDMGPSWYWMPDVFERYFQQFGKEVSDYYQLERLDPSYRVYWPDGITDIPANYIELKALFEKLEPGAGEQLDLFMKEAAYKYEVGVNKLVFKPGQSLLEFLDLDLIKGVFKLDVFNSMKAHVGKYFKNPKLVELMEFPVLFLGALPEHTPALYSLMNYADIKGGTWYPQKGMYEIAKAMYDLAVSLGVEFRFNHSVTGINIKDGVANSVSCLVNTPAGKTSVAIDADVVVGGADYHHVETVLLPSEYQSYSAAYWNKRVMAPSCLLYYIGLNKKLEGITHHSLYFDTDFSLHGKEIYTTKEWPTNPLFYLCAPSVTDKTVAPEGCENLFLLIPVATGLTGDTEELREKYFQQIIKRVEEQIGQSIQDAIIYKRTFAQSNFIEDYNAFKGNAYGLANTLLQTAVLKPSCRSKKVKNLFFTGQLTVPGPGVPPSLISGEVVAKEITKLYD; encoded by the coding sequence GTGAAGCAAAAGCAAGCGATCGTAATCGGCAGCGGTTTCGCAGGTATGTCTGCGGCCTCATTTCTAGCCAGATCGGGCTGGAAAGTTATGGTATTGGAACAACATAATATGCCGGGAGGCAGAGCCCGCAAATTTGAAGCAGCAGGCTTTACATTTGATATGGGGCCCAGCTGGTATTGGATGCCAGATGTATTCGAGCGATATTTTCAGCAATTTGGAAAAGAAGTCAGCGACTACTACCAATTGGAAAGACTGGATCCATCCTATCGTGTTTACTGGCCTGATGGCATTACAGATATCCCCGCAAACTATATTGAATTAAAAGCCCTTTTTGAAAAATTGGAACCTGGTGCCGGTGAGCAGCTAGACCTGTTCATGAAAGAAGCGGCCTATAAATATGAAGTTGGGGTAAATAAACTCGTATTTAAACCGGGTCAATCCTTGTTGGAATTTTTAGACCTTGATTTAATAAAAGGGGTATTCAAGCTGGATGTTTTCAATTCTATGAAAGCTCATGTGGGCAAGTATTTCAAGAATCCGAAGCTGGTAGAATTGATGGAATTTCCCGTTTTGTTTTTAGGTGCATTGCCCGAACACACTCCTGCATTATACAGTTTAATGAACTATGCCGATATTAAAGGAGGAACCTGGTATCCGCAAAAAGGAATGTATGAAATTGCAAAAGCCATGTATGATTTGGCGGTATCATTGGGCGTAGAATTTAGGTTTAATCATTCTGTTACAGGCATTAATATTAAAGATGGGGTAGCAAATTCTGTTTCCTGCCTGGTGAATACACCTGCAGGCAAAACAAGTGTGGCAATTGATGCTGATGTGGTAGTTGGTGGAGCCGATTATCATCATGTTGAAACTGTTTTGTTACCAAGTGAATATCAATCCTATTCAGCTGCTTATTGGAATAAGCGTGTGATGGCTCCCAGTTGTTTGTTGTATTATATCGGGTTAAATAAAAAACTGGAGGGCATAACGCACCATTCCTTGTATTTTGATACCGATTTTAGTTTGCATGGTAAAGAAATTTACACAACCAAGGAATGGCCAACCAATCCACTGTTTTATTTGTGCGCACCTTCAGTAACAGATAAAACGGTTGCGCCAGAAGGATGCGAAAACTTATTTTTATTAATACCTGTGGCAACTGGTTTAACCGGGGATACGGAAGAACTAAGAGAGAAGTATTTTCAGCAGATAATTAAAAGAGTAGAGGAACAAATTGGCCAGTCAATACAAGATGCTATTATTTATAAAAGGACTTTTGCCCAAAGCAATTTCATTGAAGATTATAACGCTTTCAAAGGAAATGCTTATGGTTTAGCGAACACTTTACTGCAAACTGCTGTTTTAAAGCCGTCATGCAGAAGTAAAAAAGTTAAAAACTTATTCTTTACAGGACAATTAACCGTTCCGGGTCCGGGAGTTCCTCCCAGTCTGATCAGCGGTGAAGTAGTAGCTAAAGAAATTACCAAATTATATGATTAA
- a CDS encoding phytoene/squalene synthase family protein codes for MIKLFHQVSQECSRITTELYSTSFSSSIRLLHKDLRTPIFNIYGFVRFADEIVDTFHEFDKVKLLTDFKKATYEAIEQKISLNPILHSFQLTVNEYNIDHSLIDAFLKSMEMDLGKKQYDRNGYEEYIYGSAEVVGLMCLYVFCNGDKNSYEQLKPYACSLGSAFQKVNFLRDLKADFEGLDRMYFPGCDFSNFTQEDKLKIEQDIQRDFDHAYEGIVQLPLKARFGVYVAYKYYLSLFKKIKKLQPQKILDTRVRIPDHGKVFILAKAGIRSQLNLL; via the coding sequence ATGATTAAACTGTTTCATCAGGTAAGTCAGGAATGCAGCAGAATTACTACGGAGCTGTATAGCACGAGTTTTTCTTCGTCCATTCGGCTCTTGCATAAAGATCTTAGAACGCCCATTTTTAATATTTATGGGTTTGTAAGATTTGCAGACGAAATAGTGGACACTTTTCATGAATTTGACAAAGTAAAATTGCTGACTGATTTTAAAAAGGCTACTTATGAAGCCATTGAGCAAAAAATTTCACTTAATCCTATTTTGCACAGCTTCCAGTTAACGGTGAATGAATACAATATTGACCATTCATTAATTGATGCCTTCCTGAAGAGCATGGAGATGGATTTGGGTAAGAAGCAGTATGATAGAAACGGGTATGAGGAATATATCTATGGAAGTGCCGAAGTAGTTGGCTTAATGTGTTTGTACGTTTTTTGCAATGGCGATAAAAATAGCTATGAACAGCTTAAACCTTATGCCTGCAGTCTGGGCTCTGCTTTTCAGAAAGTAAACTTTCTTCGTGATCTGAAAGCAGATTTTGAGGGATTAGACAGGATGTATTTTCCAGGTTGCGACTTCAGTAATTTCACACAGGAAGACAAACTAAAAATTGAGCAGGATATTCAGCGTGATTTTGATCATGCATATGAAGGAATTGTTCAATTGCCTCTTAAAGCAAGATTTGGCGTATATGTAGCATATAAATATTATTTAAGTCTGTTCAAAAAAATCAAAAAGCTACAGCCACAGAAGATATTAGACACCAGGGTGAGAATTCCCGATCATGGTAAGGTTTTCATTCTGGCCAAAGCGGGTATTCGTAGTCAACTAAACCTGCTATAA
- the idi gene encoding isopentenyl-diphosphate Delta-isomerase produces MTELVILVNEADEEIGFMEKMEAHEKALLHRAFSVFVFNSSGEMLLQQRASEKYHSANLWTNTCCSHPRPGESVAQAANRRLKEEMGFQTPLQKAFDFVYKAPFDNGLTEYEFDHVFIGTYEGSIEMNPSEVQAHAFRSFDTIETMIQAQPAQFTSWFLIAFPKVKAWWQEKYR; encoded by the coding sequence ATGACAGAACTAGTGATTCTGGTAAATGAAGCTGACGAAGAAATTGGTTTCATGGAAAAAATGGAAGCTCATGAGAAGGCCTTATTACACAGAGCATTCAGTGTATTTGTTTTCAATAGCTCCGGAGAAATGTTATTGCAGCAAAGAGCCAGTGAAAAATACCACAGCGCTAATCTGTGGACCAATACCTGTTGCAGTCATCCCAGACCAGGCGAATCTGTTGCGCAGGCAGCGAATCGCAGACTAAAGGAAGAAATGGGTTTCCAGACACCTTTGCAAAAAGCCTTTGACTTTGTATATAAAGCACCTTTTGATAACGGCTTAACTGAATACGAATTTGATCATGTATTTATTGGAACTTATGAAGGAAGTATTGAAATGAATCCTTCGGAAGTACAAGCCCATGCTTTTCGTAGCTTTGATACAATAGAAACCATGATTCAAGCCCAGCCAGCACAATTTACTTCCTGGTTTTTAATAGCATTTCCGAAAGTTAAAGCCTGGTGGCAAGAAAAATATCGCTAA